From the genome of Streptomyces sp. NBC_01317, one region includes:
- a CDS encoding MurR/RpiR family transcriptional regulator — translation MTQDVKESFSAATGTSAPPAPAALAAKVRTLAPSMTRSMQLVAEAVAGDPAGCAALTVTGLAELTGTSEATVVRTARLLGYPGYRDLRLALAGLAAQQQSGRAPAVTADIAVDDPLADVVAKLAYDEQQTLADTAAALDTVQLGAVVTAAAAARRIDIYGVGASALVGMDLAQKLSRIGVIAQAHSDPHLAVTHAVQLRAGDVAIAITHSGSTWDAIEPLRVAFDRGATTVAITGRPDGPVSQYADHVLTTSTARESELRPAAMSSRTSQLLVVDCLFIGVAQRTYETAAPALSASYEALAHRHSPRTAR, via the coding sequence ATGACCCAGGACGTGAAGGAAAGTTTCAGCGCGGCCACAGGAACGAGCGCCCCGCCCGCACCCGCGGCCCTGGCCGCCAAGGTACGGACCCTCGCGCCCTCCATGACCCGGTCCATGCAGCTCGTCGCCGAGGCCGTGGCCGGCGACCCGGCCGGCTGCGCGGCGCTGACCGTCACCGGTCTCGCGGAGCTGACCGGCACGAGCGAGGCGACCGTCGTCCGCACCGCCCGTCTCCTCGGCTACCCCGGCTACCGCGACCTGCGCCTCGCGCTCGCCGGCCTCGCCGCCCAGCAGCAGTCGGGCCGGGCGCCCGCCGTCACCGCCGACATAGCCGTGGACGATCCCCTCGCGGACGTCGTCGCCAAGCTCGCGTACGACGAACAGCAGACCCTCGCGGACACCGCCGCCGCCCTCGACACCGTCCAGCTCGGGGCCGTCGTCACAGCGGCCGCCGCCGCCCGCCGGATCGACATCTACGGTGTCGGCGCCTCCGCGCTCGTCGGCATGGACCTCGCGCAGAAGCTCTCCCGTATCGGCGTGATCGCCCAGGCGCACAGCGATCCACACCTCGCCGTCACCCACGCCGTCCAGCTCCGCGCCGGTGACGTGGCGATCGCGATCACCCACTCGGGCTCCACCTGGGACGCGATCGAACCGCTGCGGGTCGCCTTCGACCGCGGCGCGACGACGGTCGCGATCACCGGCCGCCCGGACGGCCCCGTCTCGCAGTACGCCGACCACGTCCTGACCACCTCCACGGCCCGCGAGAGCGAGCTGCGCCCGGCGGCGATGTCCAGCCGTACAAGCCAACTGCTCGTTGTCGACTGCCTGTTCATAGGCGTGGCGCAGCGTACGTACGAAACGGCGGCGCCCGCGCTGTCCGCGTCGTACGAAGCCCTCGCCCACCGCCACAGCCCGCGCACCGCCCGCTGA
- a CDS encoding DUF4031 domain-containing protein: MTVYIDPPTWPGHGRMWSHLVSDVSFEELHAFAASIGCPARAFERDHYDVPASRYEDAVGAGAVRVGSKELVRRITEAGLRRPKGRASS; the protein is encoded by the coding sequence GTGACCGTCTACATCGACCCGCCCACGTGGCCCGGGCACGGGCGGATGTGGTCGCACCTGGTCAGCGATGTGTCGTTCGAGGAGCTGCACGCGTTCGCGGCGTCGATCGGGTGCCCGGCGCGGGCGTTCGAACGGGACCATTACGACGTGCCCGCGAGTCGGTACGAGGACGCGGTGGGGGCGGGGGCGGTGCGGGTGGGCTCGAAGGAGCTGGTACGCCGGATCACAGAGGCGGGCCTCCGACGCCCAAAGGGCCGCGCGTCCTCCTGA
- a CDS encoding glycosyltransferase, which produces MRLLFTSVPVQSHLAPLLPLVTAARDRGHEVLFVTGPDGVRHPEALGLPAVAAGPPFAESAGRYRRAYPADVLSGLSAEERVRHLLVHGLIEIAAAEMAEDVAEVVRAWRPDLVVAGPAERAGVIAAASAGVPYVLEDFGPPRSAAFAEPGWRAVEEVVGRGGPGRGRRLDRVPCLEIWPASMRPDGTVAGGAGEWEFTERWPLRADHVTPEPAQDAQPALLDGLPFEKTVYVTLGTGHGNLPGVLETMIRALHGERVNVVVTLGTNGDPARFAGQPPYVRIERYVPQKQLLPYVDMVICHAGAGTVLGALAHGVPLVVAPLAADQYDIAAQVVRARVGLLADPGEAASGGGLSADAVRHAFRTVAGDEGFRERGVVVAGEIAAMPSPGRVVDRLVAYAAR; this is translated from the coding sequence TCCCGACGGGGTGCGGCATCCGGAGGCGCTCGGCCTGCCCGCCGTCGCCGCGGGGCCGCCCTTCGCCGAGTCGGCCGGGCGCTACCGGCGCGCGTACCCGGCCGACGTGCTCTCGGGGCTGTCGGCGGAGGAGCGGGTACGGCATCTCCTCGTCCACGGCCTGATCGAGATCGCGGCGGCCGAGATGGCCGAGGACGTGGCGGAGGTGGTACGCGCCTGGCGCCCCGACCTGGTGGTCGCGGGCCCCGCGGAGCGGGCGGGGGTGATCGCCGCCGCGTCGGCCGGTGTCCCGTACGTACTGGAGGACTTCGGACCGCCCCGCTCCGCCGCGTTCGCGGAGCCGGGCTGGCGGGCGGTGGAGGAGGTGGTGGGCCGCGGGGGGCCGGGTCGTGGCCGCCGCCTTGACCGTGTGCCCTGCTTGGAGATCTGGCCCGCGAGCATGCGCCCCGACGGCACGGTGGCGGGTGGCGCGGGCGAGTGGGAGTTCACCGAGCGCTGGCCCCTGCGGGCCGATCACGTCACGCCGGAGCCGGCGCAGGACGCCCAGCCCGCGTTGCTCGACGGGCTGCCGTTCGAGAAGACGGTGTACGTCACCCTCGGGACCGGCCACGGCAACCTGCCGGGCGTCCTGGAGACGATGATCCGGGCGCTGCACGGCGAACGGGTCAACGTCGTGGTGACGCTCGGCACGAACGGCGATCCGGCGCGCTTCGCGGGGCAGCCGCCGTACGTACGGATCGAGCGGTACGTACCGCAGAAGCAGCTGCTCCCCTACGTGGACATGGTGATCTGCCACGCGGGCGCGGGGACGGTCCTCGGGGCGCTCGCCCATGGGGTGCCGCTGGTGGTGGCGCCGCTCGCGGCGGACCAGTACGACATCGCGGCGCAGGTCGTCCGCGCGCGGGTCGGGCTGCTGGCGGATCCGGGGGAGGCGGCGAGCGGGGGCGGGCTGTCCGCGGATGCCGTGCGCCACGCGTTTCGTACGGTCGCGGGGGACGAGGGGTTTCGCGAGCGCGGTGTGGTGGTGGCCGGGGAGATCGCGGCGATGCCTTCGCCTGGGCGGGTGGTTGACCGGCTGGTGGCGTACGCGGCGCGCTAG